The following are encoded together in the uncultured Sphaerochaeta sp. genome:
- a CDS encoding LacI family DNA-binding transcriptional regulator, with amino-acid sequence MGRNKVTIEDIAREANVGIGTVSRVLNNSSHVAEDTRKRVLDVVKARQYSPSGAASRLARNDAIESTVGLLLPDIGNHYFFEIFETIYRKFRGLGVDLLIFNYEKHNPQFIQKVLGAQLSALLIFAFQLDETERELLRRRNVPYLYIDYSRDDEHCMYTDNEQGGRLAARYLLSKGVKHPGYIAMDPPGQTDTDRHAGFISELALYGYKECALYNSEISEEMGYQIGMQIIDEQTCDGVFCYCDEIAVGVYRAMRERGSSIRIIGFDGVRATEHLGISTVSQEPGAIGTQAASFIVNLMEAHQERQPIHHRIIPVLIDRNS; translated from the coding sequence ATGGGCAGGAATAAGGTAACGATCGAAGACATTGCCCGTGAAGCTAATGTAGGAATCGGCACTGTTTCACGTGTTCTCAACAACAGCTCCCATGTTGCAGAAGACACCCGTAAGCGGGTTCTTGATGTGGTTAAGGCTCGACAATACTCTCCAAGTGGCGCTGCAAGCCGACTTGCGCGTAATGACGCCATCGAGTCAACAGTGGGATTGCTCCTGCCAGATATTGGAAACCACTACTTTTTTGAAATATTTGAGACCATCTACAGAAAATTCCGGGGGTTGGGAGTAGACCTCCTTATATTCAACTATGAGAAGCATAACCCACAATTTATCCAGAAAGTACTGGGAGCCCAACTCTCCGCCCTCCTGATCTTTGCTTTCCAGCTCGACGAAACAGAAAGGGAACTGCTGAGAAGACGCAATGTACCATACCTGTATATCGACTACTCTCGTGATGACGAGCACTGTATGTACACAGACAATGAACAAGGAGGGCGTCTTGCCGCCCGATATCTTCTCTCAAAAGGGGTGAAACACCCTGGATATATCGCAATGGACCCTCCAGGACAAACTGACACAGACCGTCATGCAGGTTTTATCAGTGAACTCGCTCTCTATGGCTATAAGGAGTGTGCGCTGTATAACTCTGAAATATCAGAGGAGATGGGTTACCAGATCGGCATGCAAATCATCGATGAACAAACCTGTGACGGAGTCTTCTGCTACTGTGACGAAATAGCCGTAGGAGTGTATAGGGCTATGAGGGAGAGGGGAAGCTCTATCCGCATCATAGGATTTGATGGTGTTCGTGCTACCGAGCACTTAGGTATCTCGACGGTTAGCCAAGAACCGGGAGCTATCGGTACACAAGCGGCCTCCTTCATTGTAAACCTCATGGAGGCTCATCAAGAACGTCAACCCATACATCATCGAATCATTCCTGTCCTCATTGACCGTAACAGTTGA
- the pgmB gene encoding beta-phosphoglucomutase, with product MALDTWSLEETGFDGEHIAQGESLFSIGNGYIGYRGFPCEREPAHHSGCFINGFYEISPILYGEDAYGFARLNQTMLDLPDCRYLVIAIDGIQVNVADNRVKFYRRRLDFRTGILEQHMQWLTDEGKLVHITWETLLSMQQYHMGSLRVRIHCTDEVSASLYSSIGMPVQRANTELDPRMGSTLSASSLVCEDCGYYGEGEEARPGFQATFKTIESALYLSCGSVHESSEPLHVERGDLEEGHLPALVFSWSGADLSLTKYFYYHTSGRPGETLPLELAQQYREEVANASWQTLVEMQRAWYEAFWAHADIEITGEEKLQQALRFNFFQLQQSTGRDGNSSLAAKGLTGSGYEGHYFWDTEIYGMALFNHTLPDTARALIKYRISTLDRARARAREMNQRGALYPWRTINGLEASAYFPAGTAQYHINADIAYAIFQYLEVTGDDSILEEGAAEVLIETARLFLDLGFFNPEKGGQFCINEVTGPDEYSALSDNNCYTNVMVQHHLEGVFKLASRLQNENHTLWIRLVEKLSIRDEELSLFARAAEQMYIPYDRKRGIHVQDDYFLNKEPWDTQKRGEIRHPMLLHYHPLVIYRHQVIKQADTVLGMLLQHHRFPWYQRKRNFAFYEPLTTGDSSLSACIQGIVAYDCGFLDLGSSYIRQTALMDIEDLHHNTKDGLHTAAMAGSWMAMVYGLGGFRMKNGVPSFRPQLPEELQRLKFHLTFRGVVLTVTIEPEITTYEAKGDNLTVHHRSDVLIVGKEAVQRPTRSTCKAVVFDLDGVITSTDGYHYRAWKRLSDAHGWEFDEEINQKLRGISRRQSLQVILDHNQVTMPEEEIQEYTDQKNTWYRESLEELTPKDILPGIPALLEQLKQRKIYTAIASASRNAPFILDRLGLSDSFDVVVPAGDVILGKPNSEVFARAADMLGLYPEECTGVEDAPAGLTAIKEALMRSVGVGSAVDPGLCDAHVLTTADLTVEMLLW from the coding sequence ATGGCATTGGATACTTGGAGTCTCGAAGAAACCGGGTTTGATGGAGAGCACATCGCCCAGGGTGAGAGTTTGTTCTCAATTGGAAACGGATATATCGGCTACCGTGGGTTTCCCTGTGAACGGGAACCTGCGCACCACAGTGGATGTTTCATCAATGGATTCTACGAGATATCTCCGATTCTCTACGGAGAGGATGCCTATGGGTTCGCGCGCCTCAACCAGACCATGCTTGATCTTCCCGACTGCCGGTATCTGGTGATTGCCATCGACGGTATTCAGGTCAATGTGGCTGATAACCGGGTGAAGTTCTACCGTAGACGTCTCGATTTCCGTACAGGAATCCTTGAACAGCATATGCAGTGGCTTACCGATGAAGGTAAGCTAGTGCATATCACCTGGGAGACCCTGCTCAGCATGCAACAGTACCATATGGGATCCCTACGGGTTCGCATTCACTGTACTGATGAGGTTAGTGCTTCCCTCTATTCCTCTATAGGGATGCCTGTTCAACGAGCAAATACTGAACTTGATCCCCGTATGGGCAGTACACTCTCCGCCTCCTCCCTGGTTTGTGAAGATTGTGGGTATTATGGTGAAGGTGAGGAGGCACGCCCAGGATTCCAGGCTACATTCAAGACGATAGAAAGTGCCCTATATCTCTCCTGTGGCTCCGTACACGAGAGTTCAGAGCCGCTGCATGTTGAGCGAGGTGACCTTGAGGAGGGGCATCTCCCCGCATTGGTCTTCTCATGGAGTGGGGCAGACCTTAGTCTCACAAAATATTTCTACTATCACACCTCTGGACGTCCTGGGGAGACTCTTCCACTTGAGTTGGCCCAACAGTATCGAGAGGAGGTTGCAAATGCCAGTTGGCAAACCTTGGTAGAGATGCAACGAGCTTGGTATGAAGCCTTCTGGGCCCATGCCGATATTGAGATTACCGGGGAGGAAAAACTCCAGCAGGCCCTCAGATTCAACTTTTTCCAGCTCCAGCAGAGTACCGGTAGAGACGGTAATTCCTCTCTAGCCGCCAAAGGACTGACAGGAAGTGGGTATGAAGGCCATTATTTCTGGGATACTGAAATCTATGGGATGGCGCTTTTCAACCATACCCTTCCTGATACTGCACGAGCTTTGATCAAATACAGGATATCAACTCTCGACCGAGCTCGTGCGAGAGCCAGGGAGATGAACCAGAGAGGTGCGCTCTACCCTTGGAGAACCATCAATGGATTGGAAGCTTCTGCATACTTTCCTGCCGGGACCGCTCAATACCATATCAATGCAGATATTGCCTATGCAATCTTTCAGTACTTGGAGGTGACAGGTGATGATAGCATCCTGGAAGAAGGAGCCGCTGAGGTATTGATAGAGACCGCACGTTTGTTTCTCGATCTTGGTTTTTTCAATCCAGAAAAGGGTGGTCAGTTCTGTATCAATGAGGTAACCGGTCCAGATGAGTATTCAGCGCTCTCTGATAACAACTGCTATACCAATGTCATGGTCCAACACCACTTGGAGGGGGTTTTCAAGCTAGCTTCCCGTCTACAAAACGAGAACCATACGCTGTGGATCAGGCTGGTTGAAAAACTATCCATACGTGATGAAGAACTGAGTCTCTTTGCCCGTGCAGCAGAGCAGATGTATATTCCCTATGACAGAAAACGGGGTATACATGTGCAGGATGATTATTTCCTCAACAAGGAGCCGTGGGATACTCAAAAGCGTGGAGAGATACGCCATCCCATGCTTCTTCACTACCATCCTCTTGTAATCTACCGACACCAGGTCATCAAGCAAGCAGATACAGTACTCGGTATGCTCCTACAGCATCATCGCTTTCCCTGGTACCAGAGGAAGCGAAACTTTGCATTCTATGAACCCCTGACCACTGGGGATAGCTCCCTATCTGCATGCATCCAAGGAATTGTTGCATATGATTGTGGATTCTTGGATCTTGGTAGTTCCTACATTCGCCAGACAGCTCTCATGGATATTGAAGATCTGCACCACAATACCAAGGATGGTTTGCATACCGCAGCGATGGCCGGTTCATGGATGGCTATGGTGTATGGGTTGGGAGGTTTCCGTATGAAAAACGGAGTTCCCTCATTCAGACCACAGCTTCCGGAGGAACTGCAGCGACTGAAATTCCATCTGACATTCAGGGGAGTAGTGCTCACCGTCACAATTGAGCCGGAGATTACCACCTATGAAGCCAAGGGTGACAATCTTACCGTACATCATCGCTCTGATGTACTCATCGTTGGCAAGGAAGCTGTACAGCGGCCAACGCGATCTACGTGCAAGGCTGTTGTTTTTGATCTTGATGGGGTGATAACTTCTACCGATGGTTACCACTATCGGGCATGGAAACGTCTTTCTGATGCCCATGGATGGGAATTTGACGAGGAGATAAACCAGAAACTGAGAGGAATCTCCAGAAGACAATCTCTACAGGTTATCCTTGACCACAACCAAGTGACTATGCCTGAAGAGGAGATACAAGAATACACTGATCAGAAAAATACCTGGTATCGCGAATCACTGGAGGAGTTGACGCCAAAGGATATCCTTCCCGGTATTCCTGCATTGTTGGAACAATTGAAGCAACGAAAAATCTATACCGCGATCGCATCGGCAAGCCGGAATGCTCCGTTCATCCTTGATAGGTTGGGGCTTTCAGATTCGTTTGATGTTGTGGTTCCTGCTGGTGATGTGATTCTGGGAAAACCCAATTCTGAGGTGTTTGCACGCGCTGCTGATATGCTTGGATTGTATCCAGAGGAGTGTACTGGTGTAGAGGATGCTCCTGCAGGTCTCACAGCAATCAAGGAAGCATTGATGCGCTCTGTTGGGGTTGGCAGTGCTGTCGATCCTGGGCTCTGTGATGCACACGTACTTACAACTGCTGATCTGACCGTGGAAATGTTGCTCTGGTAA
- a CDS encoding carbohydrate ABC transporter permease gives MISLARKRQNKWTMVVNIILIVLVIIWSIPIIGLLISSLRPQDDVLNTGWWTIFKGDGDFTLNNYRRVLGGRQATFTDAEGNVLRASGDNLSQAFINSFTVTIPSVIIPILIATAAAFGFAWMVFPGRKLFFTIVVALLVVPLQISLIPILRDYMKIGLTGSYLGIWLAHTGFGLPLGIYLLYNYVSTIPRDVFESAFLDGARPMVIFVRLVLPLSVPAIASLGIFQFLWVWNDLLVALVFLGGTSDVAVLTQRLANMVGSRGQDWHLLTAGAFIVMIVPILVFFFLQRYFVQGLMAGSVKG, from the coding sequence ATGATTTCCCTTGCAAGAAAAAGACAAAACAAGTGGACCATGGTGGTCAATATCATTCTGATTGTACTGGTCATCATCTGGAGTATCCCGATCATAGGCCTGCTTATCTCATCGCTGAGACCGCAGGATGATGTATTGAATACCGGATGGTGGACAATTTTTAAAGGTGACGGAGATTTCACCTTGAACAACTATCGACGTGTTTTGGGAGGCAGGCAAGCCACATTTACTGACGCGGAAGGGAATGTTCTTCGCGCAAGTGGGGACAATCTCTCCCAAGCCTTCATTAATAGTTTTACAGTCACCATTCCATCAGTGATCATTCCTATTCTCATTGCAACAGCAGCAGCCTTTGGTTTTGCCTGGATGGTATTTCCCGGTAGGAAACTATTCTTTACCATTGTTGTTGCACTGTTGGTGGTTCCTTTGCAGATATCCTTGATCCCTATCCTTCGGGATTACATGAAGATTGGACTTACTGGCTCCTATCTGGGGATATGGCTTGCCCATACAGGGTTTGGTCTGCCACTTGGAATCTACCTGCTCTATAACTATGTTTCCACCATCCCTCGGGATGTGTTTGAATCAGCATTCCTTGATGGAGCAAGGCCGATGGTGATCTTCGTACGTCTGGTGCTTCCTCTCTCTGTTCCTGCTATTGCATCGCTGGGTATTTTCCAGTTTCTTTGGGTTTGGAATGACCTGCTGGTAGCATTGGTCTTCCTCGGTGGTACCAGTGATGTAGCTGTATTGACCCAGCGTCTGGCGAATATGGTGGGATCACGTGGACAGGACTGGCATTTGCTTACTGCAGGGGCCTTCATTGTCATGATTGTCCCTATTCTCGTATTTTTCTTCCTGCAACGTTACTTTGTACAGGGACTTATGGCAGGATCTGTCAAGGGGTAA
- a CDS encoding sugar ABC transporter permease, producing the protein MTTIERQGKPTSPLAKLGRIAFSVFVLVGVFFVLWVGFIFLRDSNAPQGIIAIIAIVWGVGGIALLFWVADWVINRTSVTTAKKLQPIIFVGPALLILAWYLFIPTVRSLYLSFFDAQSKNFVGFANYVFAFTDSKMRESFMNNLLWLIIGTGGAVGFGLIIALLADRVKMEKVFKSIIFMPMAISFVGAGVIWRFIYSYKPAGEDQIGLLNAFVTFFGGEPQAWFTMPVWNNIFLIAILVWLQTGYAMVIISSALKGVPSTIIEAGRIDGAGEFRIIRSIIIPFIAPTLITVSTTIIIITLKIFDIVFTMTNGNYGTEVIASMQYKQMFRFYHYGRGSAIAIVLVLAVIPVMWYNLHQFSKREGF; encoded by the coding sequence ATGACAACAATTGAAAGACAAGGGAAACCTACATCACCCCTCGCAAAACTTGGTCGTATAGCATTTTCTGTTTTTGTGCTTGTTGGGGTGTTCTTTGTATTGTGGGTTGGTTTCATCTTCTTACGGGATAGCAATGCTCCACAAGGAATAATTGCAATCATCGCTATTGTGTGGGGTGTTGGTGGGATTGCTCTTCTGTTCTGGGTTGCTGATTGGGTTATCAATAGAACCAGTGTTACGACGGCCAAGAAGCTGCAACCGATCATATTTGTAGGACCAGCATTGCTGATCCTTGCTTGGTATCTTTTTATCCCTACGGTGAGATCGCTCTACCTGAGTTTCTTTGATGCACAGTCGAAGAATTTTGTAGGGTTTGCGAACTATGTGTTTGCTTTTACCGATTCCAAGATGCGTGAATCATTCATGAACAATCTCCTGTGGTTGATCATCGGAACCGGCGGGGCTGTCGGCTTCGGTCTTATCATCGCACTACTTGCTGATCGAGTGAAAATGGAAAAAGTTTTCAAGAGCATCATTTTCATGCCAATGGCAATCTCCTTCGTAGGAGCAGGTGTTATCTGGAGATTTATTTATTCGTACAAACCCGCAGGAGAGGACCAGATAGGTTTGCTCAATGCGTTTGTTACCTTTTTCGGAGGAGAACCACAAGCCTGGTTTACTATGCCTGTCTGGAACAATATCTTCCTGATTGCCATCTTGGTATGGCTACAAACCGGCTATGCCATGGTTATCATCAGCTCTGCACTTAAAGGTGTTCCTTCCACGATTATTGAAGCAGGCCGTATTGATGGGGCAGGGGAGTTCAGAATTATCAGGAGTATCATCATACCCTTCATAGCTCCCACTCTTATCACAGTATCAACAACCATTATCATCATTACGTTGAAGATATTCGATATTGTATTCACCATGACCAACGGTAACTATGGGACCGAGGTTATTGCAAGCATGCAGTACAAGCAAATGTTCCGTTTCTACCACTATGGACGAGGCTCTGCAATCGCCATTGTTTTGGTTCTGGCCGTCATTCCTGTCATGTGGTACAACCTGCATCAGTTCAGCAAAAGGGAGGGCTTCTGA
- a CDS encoding ABC transporter substrate-binding protein, producing MKKAVVVLLIALVVLPSAFAAGQADTKAADKKVVQVFGAFVDEELRRFEEAIVPFEERTGIDVIYEGSKDFETLISVRVEGGNPPDIAALPQPGLMYNFASQGYLVPMWDSLLKTVDANYAPVWKDLGSYDGTPYGVFHRVNAKSFVWYPKKAWAREGYEVPTTWDELIALMDEMVANGHTPWSIGIEAGGATGWVGTDWVEDVMLRTAGPEVYDKWVNHEIAFNAPEVREAFEVIGDIWLNPKYVYGGTNTILTQSYTDSPRTMFENPPRSWMHRQGNFVTSFLQDDIQANLEEEVGVFPLPGINDEFGIPILGGGDQFVVFNDRPEVREFMEFLATWESGEIWAKRGGALFPYLNQDLNAYPNEIERSLAESLVNAKVFRFDASDLMPGQVGAGSFWTGIVDWVNGKSLDSMLSDVQKSWPK from the coding sequence ATGAAGAAAGCAGTTGTAGTGTTACTCATTGCATTGGTGGTTCTACCATCAGCATTTGCTGCTGGACAAGCTGACACCAAAGCAGCCGACAAGAAGGTTGTGCAGGTGTTCGGAGCCTTTGTAGACGAGGAACTGAGACGCTTTGAAGAGGCAATCGTGCCATTCGAAGAGAGGACAGGAATCGATGTAATCTACGAAGGATCGAAGGACTTTGAGACGCTGATCAGTGTACGTGTTGAGGGTGGTAATCCCCCTGATATCGCTGCACTTCCTCAGCCTGGTCTCATGTATAATTTTGCTTCCCAGGGGTATTTGGTTCCTATGTGGGACTCCCTGCTGAAAACCGTCGATGCAAACTATGCACCGGTTTGGAAGGACTTGGGTTCCTATGATGGTACCCCCTATGGTGTATTCCACCGGGTAAATGCAAAGAGTTTTGTGTGGTATCCCAAAAAAGCTTGGGCAAGGGAAGGCTATGAAGTTCCTACCACATGGGACGAATTGATCGCCCTGATGGACGAAATGGTTGCCAATGGACATACCCCTTGGTCGATCGGTATTGAAGCCGGTGGAGCAACAGGTTGGGTTGGTACCGACTGGGTTGAGGATGTCATGCTCAGAACCGCTGGTCCTGAAGTATATGACAAATGGGTAAACCATGAGATCGCATTCAATGCTCCAGAAGTGCGAGAAGCCTTCGAGGTAATTGGCGATATTTGGTTGAATCCAAAATATGTCTATGGTGGAACCAACACCATTCTTACCCAGAGTTATACTGATTCCCCCCGAACCATGTTTGAGAATCCTCCACGCTCATGGATGCATCGACAGGGTAACTTTGTCACCTCGTTCCTCCAGGATGACATACAGGCAAATCTTGAAGAAGAAGTAGGAGTATTCCCACTTCCTGGTATCAATGATGAATTTGGTATCCCCATCCTCGGTGGTGGTGACCAGTTTGTTGTTTTCAATGACCGTCCTGAAGTACGTGAGTTCATGGAATTCCTGGCAACTTGGGAGTCTGGTGAAATTTGGGCAAAGAGAGGCGGAGCTCTCTTCCCCTATCTTAATCAGGATCTAAATGCCTACCCGAACGAGATTGAACGCTCACTTGCTGAATCCCTGGTGAATGCCAAGGTCTTCAGATTTGATGCTTCCGATCTCATGCCGGGCCAAGTTGGTGCAGGTTCTTTCTGGACTGGTATTGTTGACTGGGTCAACGGCAAGAGCCTTGATTCCATGTTGAGCGATGTTCAGAAATCCTGGCCGAAATAA
- a CDS encoding cation-transporting P-type ATPase produces MQNLEKGPYAYNEQELIETLTTDEKEGLTPEEAKRRFDEYGPNSIESGSKVSAWKILLANLNNIIVYLLMVAGAVAFIMGDTVEGIAIIIAILIAVLSGFISEYKAQKSVESLQNMVKTTAKVIRGGSLTEIESSGLVIGDLVYIEEGDSITIDGRLTSTKNFATNESALTGESEAIDKDTLTIDEQDVPIGDRKNMVHAGTAATRGNAYAIVTGTGMNSELGRISSMLEEEEQSDTPLEKQLNTLGKSLMLISFAVAAIVTITGIITGRELYEMIKIGIILAIAAVPEALPAVSTITLALGMRTMANHNALVKSLRAVETLGSTTVICTDKTGTLTENQMTVTHMHLKDGSVYTVTGKGYEPEGTFSNDDGEIDPSEYDSLQEFMLAGAFSSNATLVKEETYSIVGDPTEGALVVLGRKASIDRKEKEDGAWERIGEIPFDSKTKYMATVYQQNNREKTLFIKGAPDVLIDMSGMDQKEKQLLQEANETLASEGLRVLAVGKLPGYQGDGSAQAMQDALQQGFTILGLAGIIDPPREDVKQAIQEAREAGIRVIMITGDHPKTAGIIAGRIGMDVSGEVITGKEMDQMSEDELAEKIKNTSLFARVSPENKLQIVRALKIDEEITAMTGDGVNDAPALNGADIGVAMGIRGTEVAKEASDMILTDDRFSTIVDAVKEGRVIFDNIEKFIYFLFSCNFIEIFVVFISIMLGLPMPIVALQILWLNLVVDVLPAMSLAWEPGEPGVMKRKPRDPRRGIINRSFAMGVLGNGAVISLGSLTVFMLSLAMGWEIRVAQTITFTTMAFGQLAHIFNVREKESFGLDRSIFKNRFLILALIFSVFLQLLAIYIPLLSNVLGTTALNLAQWLFVLAGSLFPLLIIQTERAIKRRIQKS; encoded by the coding sequence TTGCAAAATCTGGAAAAGGGACCCTATGCATACAACGAACAAGAGCTCATAGAAACACTCACTACTGATGAAAAAGAGGGTCTTACCCCAGAAGAAGCCAAGAGGCGATTTGATGAATACGGCCCCAATTCGATTGAGTCAGGGTCGAAAGTCTCTGCTTGGAAAATACTTCTAGCAAACCTCAATAACATTATCGTCTACCTACTCATGGTCGCCGGTGCTGTAGCCTTCATCATGGGAGATACGGTAGAGGGAATAGCAATTATTATCGCCATTCTCATTGCAGTCCTTTCCGGATTCATCAGCGAATACAAGGCCCAGAAATCTGTGGAATCTCTGCAGAATATGGTTAAAACCACCGCCAAGGTCATTCGTGGTGGCTCTCTCACTGAAATTGAGTCCTCAGGTCTTGTTATTGGTGACTTGGTATATATCGAAGAGGGTGATTCCATCACCATTGATGGCCGTCTGACCAGCACGAAAAACTTTGCTACCAACGAATCGGCGTTGACCGGGGAATCAGAGGCAATAGACAAGGATACGCTGACTATAGACGAGCAGGATGTCCCGATCGGGGACAGAAAGAACATGGTGCACGCTGGCACCGCAGCCACAAGGGGCAATGCCTATGCCATTGTTACCGGTACCGGCATGAACAGCGAGTTGGGACGAATCAGTTCCATGCTCGAGGAAGAAGAACAGTCCGATACCCCATTGGAAAAACAGCTCAACACCCTGGGAAAATCCTTGATGCTGATCTCTTTTGCAGTAGCAGCGATTGTGACCATTACAGGGATTATCACCGGCAGAGAGCTCTATGAGATGATCAAGATAGGTATCATTCTAGCGATTGCTGCAGTACCCGAAGCACTCCCTGCTGTATCCACCATCACCCTCGCTTTGGGAATGAGAACCATGGCAAATCATAATGCCTTGGTGAAGAGCCTCCGTGCGGTGGAGACCTTGGGCTCGACTACCGTAATCTGTACCGACAAAACAGGTACCCTTACAGAGAATCAGATGACGGTCACGCATATGCACCTTAAGGATGGATCTGTCTATACGGTTACAGGCAAAGGATATGAACCAGAGGGAACATTCTCAAACGACGATGGTGAAATTGATCCATCAGAATATGATTCCTTGCAGGAGTTCATGCTTGCTGGCGCCTTTTCCAGTAACGCAACGCTGGTGAAGGAAGAGACCTACTCCATCGTAGGAGATCCTACCGAAGGTGCATTAGTCGTTTTAGGAAGAAAAGCTTCAATCGACAGGAAGGAGAAGGAAGATGGAGCATGGGAACGTATCGGGGAGATTCCATTCGACTCTAAAACCAAGTATATGGCAACCGTCTACCAACAAAACAACAGAGAGAAAACCCTGTTCATCAAGGGTGCTCCCGATGTCCTGATTGATATGAGTGGAATGGACCAGAAAGAAAAACAATTGCTCCAGGAAGCCAATGAAACACTTGCAAGTGAAGGTCTACGTGTCCTTGCAGTCGGAAAGTTGCCTGGGTATCAGGGAGATGGATCAGCACAGGCAATGCAAGATGCCCTGCAACAAGGTTTCACCATCTTAGGTCTCGCCGGTATCATTGATCCTCCTCGTGAGGATGTAAAACAAGCGATTCAGGAAGCCAGGGAAGCAGGCATCCGCGTCATCATGATCACCGGTGATCATCCAAAGACCGCAGGTATTATCGCGGGGCGTATAGGAATGGATGTTTCAGGTGAGGTTATCACCGGAAAGGAGATGGACCAGATGAGTGAGGATGAGCTTGCAGAGAAAATCAAGAACACGTCCCTCTTTGCCCGGGTCTCTCCGGAGAATAAATTGCAAATTGTCAGGGCCCTGAAGATCGATGAAGAAATAACCGCAATGACCGGAGATGGGGTGAATGATGCCCCTGCACTCAATGGTGCTGACATCGGAGTGGCTATGGGAATACGAGGAACCGAGGTCGCCAAGGAAGCATCGGACATGATCCTTACCGATGACCGCTTCTCTACCATTGTCGATGCAGTGAAAGAGGGGAGAGTTATTTTCGACAATATCGAAAAATTCATCTACTTCCTTTTCTCCTGCAACTTCATTGAGATTTTCGTGGTATTCATCTCCATCATGCTGGGACTGCCAATGCCAATCGTTGCCCTGCAAATCCTTTGGCTGAATCTGGTGGTTGATGTCTTGCCGGCAATGTCCCTTGCATGGGAACCAGGGGAGCCGGGAGTGATGAAACGAAAACCAAGGGACCCAAGGCGAGGAATCATAAACCGTTCATTCGCAATGGGAGTCCTTGGAAATGGAGCCGTGATCAGCTTGGGATCACTCACTGTATTTATGCTTTCCCTTGCCATGGGATGGGAGATACGAGTCGCACAGACCATAACCTTCACCACTATGGCCTTTGGTCAGTTGGCACACATTTTCAATGTAAGGGAGAAGGAGTCTTTCGGTTTGGATCGGAGCATCTTTAAAAACCGGTTCCTGATCTTGGCTCTCATTTTCTCGGTATTCTTGCAGTTACTCGCCATTTATATTCCACTGCT